A portion of the Pseudomonas sp. GR 6-02 genome contains these proteins:
- a CDS encoding DUF6484 domain-containing protein, whose amino-acid sequence MTVQYPLPTQARIDGVVIGVLLDLPQASAPLVTYPGCPEEQSIAARSTTLLAPADIGTQVALMFEDGDPFRPLVIGRLLGQTAAPAPVACVQLDDQRLELSAEREIVLRCGKASITLTRAGKVIIQGAYLSSRSSGVNRIKGGSVQIN is encoded by the coding sequence ATGACGGTTCAATACCCACTACCCACCCAGGCCCGCATCGATGGCGTGGTCATCGGCGTCCTGCTCGACCTGCCGCAAGCCAGTGCGCCCCTGGTGACCTACCCCGGTTGCCCCGAGGAACAGAGCATCGCAGCCCGCAGCACCACCCTGCTCGCCCCTGCAGACATCGGCACCCAGGTGGCGCTGATGTTCGAAGATGGCGACCCTTTCCGCCCGCTAGTGATCGGCCGCCTGCTTGGCCAGACCGCGGCACCCGCACCGGTTGCCTGCGTGCAACTGGACGACCAGCGCCTGGAATTGAGTGCCGAACGCGAGATCGTGCTGCGTTGCGGCAAGGCCAGTATCACCCTGACCCGAGCGGGCAAAGTGATTATCCAGGGCGCCTACCTGTCCAGCCGCTCCAGCGGGGTCAACCGCATCAAGGGTGGTTCGGTGCAGATCAACTAG
- a CDS encoding type VI secretion system Vgr family protein, translated as MAITQNNRLVQVNCPLGGDVLLLRSMEGNEELGRLFHYELNLTSEDRAITFDHLLGSPMGLTLELHDGGKRYFHGIACSCRQLTGHGQFAGYHVSLRPWFWLLTRTSDCRIFQNNTVPDIIKQVFRDLGFSDFEDSLSGSYRQWEYCVQYRETSFDFVSRLMEQEGIYYYFRHEQARHVLVLADAYGAHSTVADYDSVPFYPPDRQMRERDHFYDWQLTREVQPGSLELNDYDFQRPRANLEVRSSVSRSHSNGDYPLYDYPGEYAQSNDGEHYARTRIEAIHSQFERVQLRGRARGLGSGHLFSLTGYEREDQNREYLVVSARYHIHQEPYESGTQDLSEQFVGELACMDASQVFHPLPLTPMPIVRGPQTAVVVGPNGEEIWTDQYGRVKVHFYWDRHDQSNENSSCWMRVSQAWAGKNWGAMQIPRIGQEVIVSFLEGDPDRPIITGRVYNAEQTVPYTLPANATQSGVKSRSSKGGSPANFNEIRMEDKKGAEQLFIHAEKNQDIEVENDETHWVGHDRSKSIDNDETVHVKHDRTETVDNNETITIGVNRTERVGSNETINIGSNRTISVGANETATVPLQRTHAVGINETIAIGAAQEVVIGAFQTVNVGAYQNVNVGLYQSTNVGANRSVDVGANLSTTVKANESRKVGAGRTTDIDNNDALTVGKDLVIDAGDSVTITTGKASIVMKKDGTISIRGKDITIDGSGAINIKANKNVVIKGRKILQN; from the coding sequence ATGGCAATCACGCAAAACAACCGTTTGGTGCAGGTCAACTGCCCCCTCGGCGGCGATGTCCTGCTGCTGCGGAGCATGGAAGGCAACGAAGAATTGGGGCGGTTGTTCCACTACGAATTGAACCTCACCTCCGAAGACCGGGCGATCACGTTCGACCATTTGCTGGGCAGCCCAATGGGCCTGACCCTGGAGCTGCACGACGGCGGCAAACGCTACTTCCACGGCATTGCCTGCAGCTGTCGACAACTGACCGGCCATGGCCAGTTCGCCGGCTACCACGTCAGCCTGCGGCCCTGGTTCTGGCTGCTCACGCGCACCTCGGATTGCCGGATTTTCCAGAACAATACGGTGCCGGACATCATCAAGCAGGTGTTCCGCGACCTCGGTTTTTCCGATTTCGAAGACAGCCTGAGCGGCAGCTACCGCCAGTGGGAATATTGCGTGCAGTACCGCGAAACCAGCTTCGATTTCGTCAGCCGCTTGATGGAACAGGAAGGGATCTATTACTACTTCCGCCATGAGCAAGCGCGTCATGTACTGGTGTTGGCCGACGCCTATGGCGCCCACTCCACGGTGGCAGATTACGACTCAGTGCCGTTCTACCCGCCCGATCGGCAAATGCGCGAGCGCGATCATTTCTACGATTGGCAACTGACGCGGGAAGTCCAACCCGGTTCGCTGGAGCTCAACGATTACGACTTCCAGCGCCCCCGCGCCAACCTTGAGGTGCGCTCCAGTGTGTCGCGCAGCCACAGCAACGGCGACTACCCGCTCTACGACTACCCCGGTGAATACGCACAGAGCAACGACGGCGAGCACTATGCGCGTACCCGCATCGAAGCCATCCACAGCCAGTTCGAGCGCGTACAACTGCGCGGCCGTGCCCGCGGACTGGGCTCCGGCCACCTGTTCTCGCTGACCGGCTATGAGCGCGAAGACCAGAACCGCGAATACCTGGTGGTCAGCGCGCGCTACCACATCCACCAGGAGCCCTATGAAAGTGGCACCCAGGATCTCTCCGAGCAGTTCGTGGGCGAACTCGCTTGCATGGATGCCAGCCAGGTTTTCCACCCCCTCCCCCTGACCCCCATGCCGATTGTCCGAGGGCCACAGACCGCGGTGGTGGTCGGCCCCAATGGCGAGGAGATTTGGACCGACCAGTATGGCCGGGTCAAAGTGCACTTCTACTGGGATCGCCACGACCAATCCAACGAGAACAGCTCCTGCTGGATGCGCGTCTCCCAGGCCTGGGCCGGCAAGAACTGGGGGGCGATGCAGATCCCGCGAATCGGTCAGGAAGTGATTGTCAGTTTTCTCGAAGGCGACCCGGATCGGCCGATCATCACCGGCCGCGTCTACAACGCCGAACAGACCGTGCCCTACACGCTGCCGGCCAATGCCACCCAGAGCGGCGTGAAGAGCCGTTCAAGCAAGGGCGGCTCACCGGCCAACTTCAATGAAATCCGCATGGAGGACAAAAAGGGTGCGGAGCAACTGTTTATCCACGCCGAGAAGAACCAGGACATCGAGGTCGAGAACGACGAGACCCACTGGGTCGGCCACGACCGCAGCAAGAGCATCGACAACGACGAAACCGTGCACGTCAAACACGACCGCACCGAAACCGTCGATAACAACGAGACCATCACCATTGGCGTCAACCGTACGGAACGCGTCGGCAGCAACGAGACCATCAACATTGGCAGCAACCGCACGATCAGCGTCGGCGCCAACGAAACCGCGACCGTGCCCCTGCAGCGCACCCATGCGGTAGGTATCAACGAGACGATCGCCATCGGCGCAGCGCAGGAAGTTGTCATCGGTGCCTTTCAAACGGTGAATGTCGGGGCCTACCAAAACGTCAATGTGGGCCTCTACCAGTCGACCAATGTGGGCGCCAACCGCTCGGTGGACGTGGGTGCCAATCTTTCAACCACGGTAAAGGCAAACGAATCGCGCAAGGTCGGTGCAGGACGCACGACCGATATCGACAACAACGATGCGCTGACGGTGGGCAAGGACCTTGTCATCGATGCCGGTGACTCGGTGACCATCACCACCGGCAAAGCCAGCATCGTCATGAAGAAGGACGGCACCATCAGCATCCGCGGCAAGGACATCACCATAGACGGCTCTGGCGCGATCAACATCAAGGCCAACAAGAACGTGGTGATCAAGGGACGCAAGATCCTGCAAAACTAG